One segment of Gammaproteobacteria bacterium DNA contains the following:
- the rplS gene encoding 50S ribosomal protein L19, with protein MNKIIEQIEKSQMQKIPEFAPGDTLVVQVKVKDGERERLQAFEGMVIAKRNRGLNSSFTVRKISHGEGVERTFQTHSPTIGGIEVKRKGEVRKAKLYHLRDLSGKAARIREKV; from the coding sequence ATGAACAAGATCATCGAGCAAATTGAAAAATCCCAGATGCAGAAAATCCCGGAGTTCGCGCCCGGCGACACCTTGGTGGTGCAGGTCAAGGTGAAGGACGGCGAGCGCGAGCGCCTGCAGGCCTTCGAGGGCATGGTGATTGCCAAGCGCAACCGTGGCCTGAATTCCTCGTTCACGGTGCGCAAGATTTCCCACGGCGAAGGCGTGGAGCGCACCTTTCAGACCCACAGCCCCACGATCGGCGGCATCGAAGTCAAGCGCAAGGGCGAAGTGCGCAAAGCCAAGCTGTATCACCTGCGCGATCTGTCCGGCAAAGCCGCGCGCATTCGCGAGAAGGTGTAA
- a CDS encoding aminotransferase class I/II-fold pyridoxal phosphate-dependent enzyme, protein MFPRGDLQFLDAALQTLEEGFKSLPAFEPVYDGERLRSVLQDAALRLHDNFPYGHPLYAGQMLKPPHPAARLAYMLALYLNPNNHALDGGRASSSMEKEAVAALARLFGYRTHLGHLCASGTVANLEALWVARHARPRGVVLASAQAHYTHARMCEVLGIKFESVAVDAKARMDLNALEARLRRGGVATVVATLGTTATGAVDPLPEILQLRERYGFRIHVDAAYGGYFILADNLTADARSAFDAMQYADSIVVDPHKHGLQPYGCGCVLLRDPAEGRYYKHDSPYTYFTSDELHLGEISLECSRPGAAAVALWATQRLLPMERGGEFARGLAAGREAALALQRHLKNHADYIACPDPELDIVVWMLAAGSRSAASRRAHAAFANAAQHDLHLALLRVPDELARHWAPGLTADSQTVTALRSCLMKPEHKNWLPRITALLDTAAHAALGA, encoded by the coding sequence GTGTTTCCGCGCGGCGATCTGCAATTCCTCGATGCGGCGCTGCAGACGCTGGAAGAGGGCTTCAAGTCGCTGCCTGCATTTGAACCTGTATATGATGGCGAGCGTCTGCGCAGCGTACTGCAGGACGCCGCGCTCAGGCTGCACGACAATTTTCCCTATGGGCATCCGCTGTATGCAGGCCAGATGCTGAAGCCGCCGCATCCGGCTGCACGCCTAGCCTACATGCTGGCGCTGTATCTCAACCCCAACAATCACGCGCTGGATGGTGGGCGCGCGAGCTCCAGCATGGAAAAAGAAGCGGTGGCCGCGCTCGCGCGCCTGTTCGGCTATCGAACCCACCTCGGCCACCTGTGTGCCAGCGGTACCGTCGCGAATCTCGAAGCCCTGTGGGTCGCCCGGCACGCGCGTCCGCGGGGCGTGGTGCTGGCTTCGGCGCAGGCGCATTACACCCACGCGCGCATGTGCGAGGTGCTGGGAATAAAGTTCGAGAGCGTAGCCGTGGATGCCAAAGCGCGCATGGACCTGAATGCGCTGGAAGCGCGATTGCGCCGCGGCGGAGTGGCGACGGTGGTCGCGACGCTCGGCACCACCGCCACCGGTGCGGTGGATCCGCTGCCGGAGATCCTGCAGTTGCGCGAGCGTTACGGCTTTCGCATCCACGTGGACGCCGCCTACGGCGGTTATTTCATTCTGGCCGACAATCTCACGGCCGATGCGCGTTCTGCGTTCGACGCCATGCAATATGCCGATTCCATCGTGGTGGATCCGCACAAGCATGGTCTGCAACCCTACGGCTGCGGCTGTGTGTTGCTGCGCGATCCGGCCGAGGGCCGCTATTACAAGCACGACTCGCCGTACACCTATTTCACCTCCGATGAATTGCACTTGGGCGAAATCAGCCTCGAATGTTCGCGTCCGGGAGCGGCGGCGGTGGCGCTGTGGGCCACGCAGCGGCTGTTGCCCATGGAACGCGGCGGCGAATTTGCGCGCGGCCTTGCAGCCGGGCGCGAGGCCGCATTGGCCTTGCAGCGGCATCTGAAAAACCATGCGGACTACATTGCCTGCCCGGATCCGGAATTGGACATTGTGGTCTGGATGCTGGCCGCCGGGAGCCGCAGCGCGGCGAGCCGGCGGGCACACGCGGCATTTGCCAACGCCGCGCAACACGACTTGCACCTGGCGTTGCTGCGCGTGCCCGATGAACTCGCGCGCCACTGGGCACCGGGCTTGACCGCCGATAGCCAGACAGTAACCGCACTGCGTTCCTGCCTGATGAAGCCGGAACACAAGAACTGGCTGCCGCGCATTACCGCCCTGCTGGATACTGCCGCGCACGCGGCGCTTGGCGCATAA
- the sppA gene encoding signal peptide peptidase SppA, with amino-acid sequence MSDRNFFVQIFGGLWRVWSVLCQVVIYLAVTFIVVVLLVAVFGTHKPGVPSSSALVVDMHGNLVEQFSGDPVQRALAKLLGQKVPQQTRLRDVVTAIEHAKDDSRIKALVLETDDLGGGGLLGGAALSDLRDIGRAIHDFRATGKPVFALNDSYSQSQYYLASMANTVFIHPQGQVFLHGYGIYQPYFKDALDKLGVTVNIFRVGKYKSAVEPFMLNGMSPDAREDWGAVVTTLWTLYQQDVTKARALKADALSNYITGLGTNLAKVGGSGAELALQSGLVDKVASEDQMAAAVEKVVGESRHSFRQVDYRDYLQAVDGEAVGPVGGNTVGVVVAAGDILAGVQPPGAIGGDSTSQLIRNARHDDAIKALVLRVDSPGGSAFASDLILRQIELTKEAGKPVVVSMGSVAASGGYWISMAGDKIYANQATLTGSIGIFGMFPTFDKTLAKIGIHSDGVGTTPLSDAFNIARPMSPELQQAFQLSVDNGYQQFITNVAHNRDMSVAAVNAIAQGRVWSGEQAKKIGLVDTFGNLQDAIAEAAKLAKLGPNYSVRYIERPLSFTDRLLISLANSNTSRLTSGLLPSANLDSLPWAGQLQQLTDVLKVFSDPRGVYAYCFCDVQ; translated from the coding sequence ATGAGTGACAGGAATTTCTTCGTGCAAATCTTCGGCGGCCTGTGGCGCGTGTGGAGCGTGCTGTGCCAGGTCGTGATCTATCTCGCGGTCACGTTCATCGTGGTGGTGCTGCTGGTGGCGGTGTTCGGGACGCATAAGCCGGGCGTGCCGTCTTCCTCGGCTCTGGTGGTGGACATGCACGGCAATCTGGTGGAGCAGTTCTCCGGTGACCCGGTGCAGCGTGCGTTGGCGAAACTGCTGGGCCAGAAGGTGCCGCAACAGACGCGCCTGCGCGACGTGGTGACGGCCATCGAGCATGCCAAGGACGACAGCCGCATCAAGGCGCTGGTGCTGGAAACTGACGATCTCGGCGGCGGCGGTCTGCTGGGCGGCGCGGCTCTAAGCGATCTACGCGACATCGGGCGCGCCATCCACGATTTCCGCGCGACCGGCAAGCCGGTGTTTGCGCTCAACGATTCCTACAGCCAGAGCCAGTATTACCTGGCGTCCATGGCCAATACCGTATTCATCCATCCGCAGGGCCAAGTGTTCCTGCACGGCTATGGAATCTATCAACCGTACTTCAAGGATGCGCTCGACAAACTGGGCGTGACCGTCAACATCTTCCGCGTCGGTAAATACAAATCCGCGGTCGAGCCCTTCATGCTGAACGGCATGTCGCCGGATGCGCGTGAGGATTGGGGCGCGGTGGTGACCACGCTGTGGACCCTGTATCAGCAGGACGTAACCAAGGCGCGCGCCCTCAAGGCCGATGCCTTAAGCAACTATATAACCGGACTGGGCACCAATCTTGCCAAGGTCGGCGGCAGCGGCGCCGAGCTGGCGCTGCAATCAGGACTGGTGGACAAGGTCGCGAGCGAGGACCAGATGGCCGCGGCCGTGGAGAAAGTGGTGGGTGAATCCCGGCACAGCTTCCGCCAGGTTGATTATCGCGATTATCTGCAGGCGGTGGATGGGGAGGCGGTGGGGCCAGTCGGCGGCAACACCGTGGGCGTGGTCGTGGCGGCCGGCGACATTCTGGCGGGGGTGCAGCCGCCGGGCGCCATCGGCGGCGACTCGACTTCGCAGCTCATCCGCAACGCTCGCCATGACGATGCCATCAAGGCGCTGGTATTGCGCGTGGACAGCCCCGGCGGCAGCGCGTTCGCGTCCGACCTGATCCTGCGCCAGATTGAACTCACCAAGGAAGCCGGCAAACCGGTGGTGGTCTCCATGGGCTCGGTGGCGGCGTCCGGCGGCTACTGGATTTCCATGGCGGGCGACAAGATTTATGCCAATCAGGCCACGCTCACCGGCTCCATCGGCATCTTCGGCATGTTCCCCACCTTCGACAAGACGCTGGCAAAGATCGGCATTCATTCCGACGGCGTGGGCACCACGCCCCTGAGCGATGCCTTCAATATCGCCCGGCCGATGTCGCCGGAACTGCAACAGGCGTTCCAGTTGAGCGTGGACAACGGGTATCAGCAGTTCATCACCAACGTGGCGCACAACCGCGACATGAGCGTCGCGGCGGTGAATGCCATCGCCCAGGGCCGAGTATGGAGCGGCGAGCAGGCAAAGAAAATCGGTCTGGTGGATACCTTTGGCAACCTGCAGGATGCGATTGCCGAAGCTGCCAAGCTCGCCAAGCTCGGCCCGAATTATTCGGTGCGCTACATCGAGCGGCCGTTGAGCTTCACGGACCGTCTGCTGATTTCCCTGGCCAACAGCAACACTTCCCGCCTGACGTCCGGATTGCTGCCGTCCGCGAATCTGGACTCCCTGCCCTGGGCTGGGCAGTTGCAGCAGCTCACCGATGTACTCAAGGTATTCAGCGATCCGCGCGGCGTATATGCCTATTGCTTTTGTGACGTGCAATAA
- the trmD gene encoding tRNA (guanosine(37)-N1)-methyltransferase TrmD: protein MRIEVVTLFPEMVHALLGFGVTGRAAERGVLRVGAWNPRDYATDARGTVDDRPFGGGPGMVMQVEPLRAAIRAARQTAGHDAPVIFLSPQGRRFDAQEAQRLAARPALVLVAGRYEGVDERLIESEVDAELSIGDYVLSGGELPALVVIDALARLLPGALGDEDSALQDSFMQGLLDYPHYTRPETVDGLRVPAVLLSGDHAAIRRWRMQQALGRTWLRRPELLEKLELSKEQRTLLDEFIRARGAQHDAKV, encoded by the coding sequence GTGCGCATCGAAGTGGTGACGCTCTTTCCGGAGATGGTGCACGCGCTGCTTGGCTTCGGCGTTACCGGGCGGGCGGCGGAGCGCGGCGTGTTGCGGGTGGGCGCGTGGAATCCACGCGACTACGCCACGGATGCGCGCGGCACGGTGGACGACCGGCCGTTCGGCGGCGGGCCGGGCATGGTGATGCAGGTCGAGCCGTTGCGCGCGGCGATCCGGGCCGCGCGCCAAACCGCCGGGCACGATGCGCCGGTGATTTTTCTGAGCCCGCAGGGCCGGCGCTTCGACGCGCAGGAAGCGCAGCGCTTGGCAGCGCGGCCGGCGCTGGTGCTGGTCGCGGGGCGTTATGAAGGCGTGGACGAGCGCCTCATCGAGAGCGAGGTGGATGCGGAGCTGTCCATCGGCGATTACGTGCTCTCGGGCGGCGAGCTGCCGGCGCTGGTCGTGATAGATGCGCTCGCGCGCCTGCTGCCGGGAGCGCTGGGTGACGAGGATTCGGCCCTGCAGGATTCGTTCATGCAGGGATTGCTGGACTACCCGCACTACACACGGCCGGAGACTGTGGACGGACTGCGGGTGCCGGCGGTGCTGCTGAGCGGCGACCATGCCGCGATCCGGCGCTGGCGCATGCAGCAGGCGCTGGGCCGCACTTGGTTGCGGCGCCCGGAGCTGCTGGAGAAACTGGAACTGAGCAAAGAGCAGCGCACATTGTTGGACGAATTCATCCGCGCACGCGGCGCGCAACACGATGCCAAGGTCTGA